Within the Sarcophilus harrisii chromosome 2, mSarHar1.11, whole genome shotgun sequence genome, the region TTGGGCGGCCATTCGCTCTGGGCGCGGGGACGCCTCCCGGGACGGAACGCCCAGCCAGGGAACGCAGGCCAGGGCAAGAACTGGACTCCGCACGCCCTGCAGGAGGGCCGGAACGGCCCTAGGGGAGCCCGCCGCCCACCTGCTTCTGGAAGTCCATGCGGGACGGCTCGACGGGACGGGCGCTCCTCCGGCTGGCAGCCGCCGGGAAGCGTCGAGAGCCGGGCAGTCGCTGAGCACGCTCCGCGGGCAGCGATTCGGCTCAGGTGGAGGCCCACCCGCGCGAAGGGAGCTGCCTGGCGGCTCGGCCTGCTGGCGCGCCACTCAGGCGAGGGGCGTCCCCCGCGCTCTCGCTCCGGGAAGCGGACGCGAGGGGCATCGGCCGCGTCGGGCCTCATCCCTTCCGGGCCCTCAGAGGGCCTCCGGCGGAGCCGTGAGCTGCTGGCTACAGGACGCTGGCTGAGAGCAGGTTCCAGCGGCGGTCACAGACGGTGCCCCACTGCCTCATCAGTCCCGCCAGGCCTCGGCCGGGCCGAGCCCGGCCGAGGGAGAGACCCGGAGTGAGCAGGTCGCTTGGAAGCGGGGACCGTGCCTGGCTAGCGGGGCTGGGCGGTGACGCCCCGATTTCGGTGGGGAAGCCAGGAAGCGGATTCGTTTTAAATCTCTAAAAAGAGACTATTGGCCTCCCTGACAGCAAGGTCCCTCCCAGAGCTTAATCTGCTACGATTCCAAACCTTTGCCTGTGGAGGTTAATGAGGCATCCTTTGAAACACTTGGTACCATAGAAAGCTCATCAGTTAGGAGTTAGGAGACCATTGCGCAAATCCCAGCTAGGACCCGCACTGTCTATGTGATGGTCTCgccagtctcattttcctcatctgtaaaatggggttgcTTATAGCATGAATTCACTGCCTAACTCTCAGGGTGGATGTGAgcgaaatattttgcaaattttaaagcactttgaaaatatgAGCTCTTTGGAAAATGTTCCCTCCAGAAGCAACCTGACACAAGAGCCTTTCCCTGGGAGTCCCCGGGGGACCCTTCCAGGGCTGCttgccttcctcctcccctcccctggaAGCCCTTACCTCCTTGCGGCGGGGCTTCCCCTTGGGGTGGCGGAAACGGGGTCCTGCCACACAGCTGACCACAGCATGCATGCCTGAGGGGCAGGCTGGCCGCAACTTGCCCTTCCCTGGGGACGCCTGCACTTGGCATTTAGCCAAGTGGGGCTCGGTCCCCAGGCAGTTCACCCGGTGGATCCAAAAGGAATTCTTCTTGGTCAGGCTCCTCAGCCTGCAAAACAAGTCGGGAGGAGAGCATGGGATCtctggaaagagaggaagagagatggggGGAGCGGGGTAAAGAGATGGAGGGGGAAGGCgtggtggaggaagggaaggatggggaggaaggctggaggcagggagggagaaaagggatgaggagggagggaaggaggaaaaggaggggggaagaagaagagtgaaggagggagggaaggaagaaaagaaggaaggatggagaaggaaaaggaggaaataagaaaaatgagcaagaagcagaggagggaagaaggaggagggaaaaggaggggataaGAAAAGAAGTGAGCAAGAGGAGCCAGGtacagaaggaagaagggggagggaaaaggtagAGGCAAGAAGAGGAGTGAGCAAGAGGtgccagggagggagggaaagaaggagaggaagccAGAAGgctggatggagggaggaagaaaaagagatgaggaggaaggaaaaggaggggataaGAAAAGGAGTGAgcaagaggagggagggagggaaggaaggaaagaaggagggaagaagcgggaaagaaaaggagaggacaAGAAGAAGAGTAAGCAAGAAGAagcagagaagaagggagagaaggagggaagaagggggagggaaaaggaggggataaGAAAAGGAGTGAGCAAGAGGAgccagggagagagggagggaaggatggggaggaagggTGAAGAtcggatggagggagagagggaaaagaagggatgaggaaggagggagaaagtaggatggaaggaggaaggaaggaaaaggaggggataagaagaggaaagagcaagaggagtgagggagggagggagggagggagggaggaaaggaaggaggaatggggaaagaaaaggaggcaaGAAGAGGAGTGATCAAGAGGAgccagggaggaagggagggaaggaggagaagggaaaaggaggaagcaaGAAGAGTGAGCAAAAAGAaccagggagggagagaaggagagaaggagggaggaagggggtggGAAAAGGAGGGGATAAGAAAAGGAGTAAGCAAGAACTTTCTCTCTGGGGAACTGACTGACCCTTCCACCCACCTCCCCATTAGTCACCTGGATTTAGGGTCTTTCATCTTCATATTCCAGAGTTTCCTGCAATTGAAGAAAACCAGACGTGAGGGATTAGAATAAGAATATATGGACCTTTCCCTTCAGCCCATTCCCAACTGGTCTGGAGACAGACTTTGGGGTTCAATAAAGAGAGCCagatgatctggattcaaatcccaattcacTCTATTTTCTGCCTTGGTGGCCTTGGAGAAATCATTTGATcacttgggcctcagtttccttatctataaaaggagagcATGGAGCTCCCTCTGTGAGCCTTTCAAACTATGAAGGCCTAACTCTATTTGAGTCCCTGAATCCATCCCTTATCTCTACTGCCTTCTCTCATTCCCCCTGGATCCAGGGGTGAGAGACAGGGAAAGGGGCAGCCTTTGAAAGGAATCACCATCAAGGTGAAGGTCATGGTTCTAGGGAGCAGCAGCCTAGGCTATAATCAGAGCTCCCGGGGCCTCCCAGGGATGGTGACTGAGTCAGCCACGGCCCAGACGTGCAATTAGTAGAATTTAGGTCAAGCAAGGGCTTGAGTCCTGGCAGTAGAAAAAGCAGGAATCACATATTGGCTGTGTGGTCCCTTGTCACCTTTCATTTGCGTTATATTGGTCTGTGGGGCAGGGAAGTAGCACGTGAGGCTGGACTTTGGGGCAGAGCCACATGGAGCAGCTGGGGGGAGAGGAGGTACTCGGGGGAGGAGAGAATTCCCAATTCTGTGGGAAAAGGAAGATTTCACTAGAGCAGGGCCCTCACGTAGACCATTTGGAATTGGAATCTTGGCTAGCTTTGAGTCACCTGACATCTAGCCAAAAACACCAATTAGACAGCGCTTTAAATAGATTTGACATAGTCCAGAATTTTACTTAGGATTTTAAATATGGATATTCTTATCAAATCCCTTTAAATGTTGTAGTTTTTGCTTTCACAATTAAATACTTTGTCTAGTAGATGAATTTCTACCCACCTCACCCCCTTCTCTGGTGAATCCTATTGCTGGGCTTTCTAACTGAATAGGGTACTGTGTCTTGGAGAAGCCCCTCTGAATGGGGTCTGGCTTCCTTCCTGAACCCCAAACACCCAGCTTAGGCACACACTTGACTTCAGCCCCAACACCCAATCCCTGACCCCCAAAGTCAGGATCTCCCTACCTGTAGAAGTGGGTATTAACTGGCACCTCACTGGGGAAGCCCAGCATCCCGCAGACCACTCTGCTGTTGTTCATGGTCCAGTCCTGGTCGCACACCTGCCGCCAGTGGCCCTCATATTTCACCTCCACAGCACCCTCCAAAATGGGGTTCTGCCGTTTTGCGCTGGCCAGCACGGGCTTGATCCGTACCTCCTCCAGCCGCTGTCCCTGCCCAAGCACATGGGATCATATAGACACTGAGGGTGTAGGACAGACAAAGAGAGTCCTCCATGGAGCCCATTGGGGAAACTAGCCCCTAGTGAGCTCCTAGGGCTAGGAAGCTGTGAGCCAACCTCATCTACCTCAAGTCTACACTCCAGATTTTCTGTCTACTTTCTGGGGTCCTCTCTGGTCCTGGGGTCACCTTGTCCCGACCACTCTGGAGAGTTTTCcccttcattccttttctttccccatctcttcccccTGAGGGTGGCTGCCCTCAGGCTGGCAGCTCTCCTGAGCCCAACCTGCCCTATGTTGTTTGGCTGTGGCTGTTTTTAGCTCTGGGATGTTTGTGATGAGAAGAGGCAGCAATTGTGGCCAGTTGTGTGGGTGAAAGAGCCCCAACTTGTCCTCCCTCTGCTCCCTCCCTGCTGGTATACTCTTTCCGCAATTCCCAGCAAGGCCAGCCTCTTTTTTCTCCAAGTCTACTCAACCTCAAGAGACAAGATGCCAACTGGCCTTGGGTCTGGGCCtctgccttcatcagagaaatagCCTGGGACTCTCTAAGCCCAAggatctctcccttcctccttctcagGGCTTCCATCATGAATTCAGTATGTTTCATGAGCATCTGTTCTGAACAAGGTAATGTTCTACCCACTGAAGATGCCAAGACAAAGATACCAAGACCTGTTCTCTCAGGAGCTTTTAATCGACTGCTCTGCAGTAAGGAGACCTCTCCATCTATGTCACCAGGCCTGGTATCTCCTCCATCCAGACCCAAAGGGAAGCTTGTTTTACGGGCCTGTATCCAGGTTCCCTTCTCACCTGTGGCCCCAGGATCTGCGATGGCCTCTCTGAGCGGTGGCTGGGCAAGCTCTGGGGGTGGCAGACAACCCCGACATCTTCAGAGTGGCTGCAGTCGCTGACGCCCCAGCCGTTGAACCTGCACTCTGCCAGGGAGCTCTCAGTGCCCACACAACGTACATTATCCATCCAGATGTGGCCTAAGGGGACAAGGTGAGGGCGAAGGACACTTAGGACCAGGAGGAGATGAGGTCTTAGGACATGGAccccacttttttctctttactttgaaAAGATCTCTAAACtcagtgattttctttaaatcGATTAGTCCACAAGCAGTTATTAATCAGCTCCTATGTGATAAGGATGTGCCATGCAGTGAGAAatatgtgggaaaatgggacaaTGTTTGTCACTGAGGATCTACTTCTAAATTACTGTAACCAGCATTTTCCGGCTTACAAAGCACTATATTGATAGGTTATGTGCTCTCTACAGCAACCCTGTGAGCTAAATCAGCATTTATTAgtctcactttacagataggaaaactgaggctggatTACACAAGAATACATAATTAAATATTACATAAGAATATGGGGCAGGATTCAAacacagatttttctgactctgacTCTAGCACTATATCCATTATGCTACCCTAAGAGAGcaatctctttttcttagccagtggTCTCCTTGAAGAATTCCCTGTCACCTGAATAATCTATAGATttatagagagaaggaaaaagggggtgTCAGGGGAAGTTAAGGTTAGAAGGGACTCTGGAGATGATCTAGTTTAAATACCTCATTTTTTGGATAAGGCGcctgaaaagagaaatgatttaccCACAGAGTGCCAAAATTCATGCCccctgcttctcttttttttaagtcacagTGCTTGGCTCCTAGACCTGCTCTCTCCTGCGTCCTGTTCAACTGCGGGGAGAGAACAGACACTGAGCCCTGTTGTCCGGAACCCTGGTCACTCACCTTCCCCTTGACCATACTTGGCACTGTGTGCCCACGTCAGGGCAGCCTCAAAGCCAAGCTGGCGGCAAGCCACGTTGGCCTCCAAGAGGCTGAAGTCATCATCGCACACGGTGCCCCACTGGCCCTCATGCAGCACCTCCAGGCGACCCTCCTCAGGCTGGCTCCCGGCACCCACCAGCCGCAGCTTAAGGGATTCTAATGACTGTTGCCAGCTTAGGGGGACCTGGCACAGCCACAGCAGGATCAGAGAACAAGTAGGAGGTAGAGGCCACATCGGGGTAGCTTCAGGAGCAGCAGGAGCTCAGAAATCTGGGGAAATAGATGATATAATGATGGGTAAAGATCCCAAATCCACTTAGACAACAGAGGCTTTGCCCCATTTGGGGATCCCAAAGACTCAGGTGGAACCCCTAGCTTTCCCCACTTATACAAGGTGGGAAGGAAGATAGTCCCAGAACAAAATGCTTATTAAGTGATAGTTGACTGTCTGACCCTAAATCAGCAGGCTGAGTATCATTGTGGCTTCCAATGTTTGCAGAGCAGTGGAGATACTGGGCTGTATCCTCAGAAAACTCTCTCGGGCCTTTGTCTTGTATTGAAACAATTTAGAAGCTGGGAGCGGGAAGGGGGTGTCCTGTTACTAGTCTAGCTAACCTGTCAGTTACCATCAAGCTGGTCAGCAAAGACACAAAAACCCATTTGTGTTATTGCTGGCTGAGTAGGTGCTTATGGACAGTACcgagtcttttcttttttcttccccccccccccccctttattaaagctttttatttttcaaaacatatgcatggataattcttcaatattagtccttgcaaaaccttttgttccaattccccccttcccccaagccctcccctagatggcaagtagtccaacatGTTAAACACAGtagaattatatgttaaatccagtatatgcatacatatttgtacaattatctgccgcacaagaaaaatctaatcaaaccagaaaaaaaaaagagcagcaaAATAACTACCGAGTCTTTTCACATCAATAAAGGGCACCTTTTGGTTATGAGAGTGAGTTTTCCACCTTTAGAACCACATTCCCACAATCTGCTACTTCTTCCCCCATTGGTGGTGACATCGGTGGgaaccagagagagagaatgcttcccTCCCCCTGTGCTTGCATGTGTCCTGAACAATTTCTGGGCTTTCATCAGGGCTCAAGTTCCTTGATGTTGGACCCGCCCAGGACTCTGAAAGTACTTCCTGGCTCCCAGGACTCAGCAGGATCAAACCAGCTTGTACTGTGAGCTTTGTTTGCCCTGGACTGACCCTCTCATGGAGGAGAAGTAGGTGGTCACCCATGTGGTGTAGGGGGGGAAACAGAAGGGATTGGCTCCtaaatccctcccttcccacctcacCTGCCATGCCCCTGGAAGGAGTACCTCCTCAGATAAGGAGGAAGGGTGACTGTCCCCAGAAGCCCCCTGTGGATGCTGAAAACATGGTGTTCTGAGATGGGCTGGCGGTGGAGGGAAGTTATCCCAGCTCCTCCAGCTGGCTCTCAGATACACACCAGAGGGGACTCCGGGtcaggaaacttcctctaccaaacAAGCTCAACACCTGCTCAAAGTTTACGAACTTGAGAGAATTTCCTGGGCTGCTGAGAGGTTGAGTattttgtccagagtcacacctCTTGTTGTGAATCCTAGTTGTCCTGAATCCCTGGCCTCCCCTGGACTCTTCCACTTTAAAAGAAGAAGTGACACTTACTAGCAATAAGAGTAGCGATTATTATTAAGTTATAACAATAGAGGGTTACAAGGTTACCAAGGCAATTTGTCTCATCTGAGCCCCAGGATTCCCCTCAGAGAGTATCattgccccattttacagatgcagaaactaaaCCTTTGGGAGCTTGCCAAGGAGACACAGTCTAAGTGTCAGGGCAGGGATTTGGGCCCAAATCCTCTCATTCCAGCTTCAATGATGCTCCTTCCATACCAAGATGCCGCCATTAAAAATGTAGAGAATAAAAGTTTATTCGATTATCTAATTGCAAtttatttgtaattaatttgTCTATTAGATTATctaattgtactttttttttgtaattgtaaatttttttgttggttttgattTGGTGGAATCAGAGGCAGCCAAGGGTAGAGCAGCtatggagggggagggagacagCCAGGCAGGAGTGGGGAGTGGGCAGCATGAGGACCTGGGGTTTGCCAGATGGGGGTAGCTGGGAGCATTATTtgagagcaacaacaacaaaaaaagatcagTTCTCCTGGCTCCCAGGCTCTGCCCTAGGCCTAGAATTCCAATTAAGGTTAAACTCCCATTCAGCAAACATTCTGCCTTGAGCATCCTGGAACTGATGGGTTCAGCTCATGCAAACAGAGTCAGGGCTAGATGAGCCTTCAGGtgttccaattccctcattttagagagggTTCTGGGATCAAGTCTTGTGCACTCTTTCTTTGAAGTTTCTCATatccatcccttcccccacccccaccttcacTGCTGCCATCTTGGTCCAGGCACTCCCATGGCATTTGCTGGGATACTAAACTATCCTAAAGTAAGAGACCTAGTCTCTTGGCCCAGCTTTGCCAACAAGCTACATGGCTTCTCCATTTCATACACCACCAGGACGGAACAGAAAGATTGCAAAGTGTGGAGGCAAATGTCCTAAATGAGAATTCTGAGTCTTCCACTTACTACCTGGGAgagatctttttttgtttgtttatttgtttttgttttttgctgagacaattggggttaagtgacttgcccagggtcatacaggtaggaagtgttaagttctgaggccagatttgaactcactttctcctgatttcaaggctggtgctctatccactgtgccacctagctgcccctctgggAGAGATCTTGAGGAAATCACTTATcttgaaacaaaagaaatggaCTGAATGGTCCCTTCCTGCTCTGTACCCATGAGACTAAGATCTTCCTAAGACTCTACTTTGACCATTCCTCTTTCCCCAGTTTCCCATCGCCTCCTAAGTCAGGAATAGGCAGCCCACCCTTTTGGATGCCTCCAATTTCTCCAAATTACTCAATTGGCTGcaataaaatgaacaaacaaaaaaaaatgtcactcTTTATTTCAAAATCAACATTTCAGCCATCGGAGCATACCTGACATAGGGCGCTGCCTGTGGGTCACTCCTGGTTCCtctcaccaaaaataaataatcacaGAGTGTGAGTCTCCCCGTGTGGTCAGAGAGGCTTGGATCGGTTAGCGGACAAAGAGAAATAACACCTTGGTCACTTAGTCACCAGTTTGGGTCTGGCCCAAAAAGAGAGGCGGATCTTCAGGTGGGTGGATCTTCAGTGTGGTTTGTGGTCAGCAGCACCTCTGCACCCAGTATGAaggaactggaaagaaaaaagacaatatgTGGCAGAACATCACTGATTGGTAATGCAGGAGTAAGCATAAGTGGGCTAGTAGGTAAGAGATCTGAGCGGTTGCCTTCCCCACCCCCTacacttaatacctgtgtgacaaacctcaattttcccatctgaaaaatgaaggattaggtttgattataaagaaaaacttgcaTTATAAGACTTCTATGGTACTTTCTAACATACTGTGATCCTATGGTGTTATGAATCTATAAAACACTGTGATtctaaaggggaagaagaggtttcattagagaaactgagtcaggtaACACTTTCTTCACTAAATGAGAGAAGCTCATCCAGCCACTCAGCAGCCTAGTCTGTGCTCTGAATCCCCTGACCTAGTCACAAAAATcatgatttagagctagaaaagactgGTCCAAGAGTGTCAAATTCAGATTGAAGTGACTCCTCATGAGTctcatattgatttagaaaaatcacaaacTAACAGTATctgtattataatatttttatttattttgccaaacatttcccaattatgttttaatctcgTTCCAGTGCTTAGGAGTTTTGTCTCAGTTGGACAGTTCTGATCTAGTCCAATCTGATTTTTcagagaggaaactgagccccagagtgGTTGGGTTAAATAGTAATCcaagtagtaagtagcagagtggGAACGAGAACCCTGCATTACTAACTAATGATGTGTTGACCACTTCTCTTTGggtatctctctgtctttctgtctatctctctgtctttctctgtccctgtctgtctcttgctctctgtgtctctgtctgtctctcttttccctccctccttccttctctacttccctttctcctgcttttctccctctttccctctctgttttctctctgtccctgtctctgcctctgtctctctctatctctttctctttctctccttcactttCCCCATATTGGTGGCAACAAGACTGCCTACCACAAAGTACACCAAAGACCTGCTCAACTGCTACCTCTGGGTCAGACCCATGTCAGTCACTAACTGGCCAGCCCATTCTCTCCTTTTGAATACTAAGCACTTCTAAGTCAAGATTCCTCTCAGGTCTTTGGATTCCAAAGCTAGCCAGCCCTCTTTCCCTGGCTTCATGCAGCTCTATCCCTACTTTGTGTGGGCTGATGGGTGGGGGATAGCAGAGCTATTTGGAAATAGAAAAGGGCTAGGGCAGGAGAGGAAATAGAAAGGTGTCAGGAAAGTAAGATTCTTGCCATGAGAAAAAGTGAGCTTGAATGCAAAGTTTCATCCACTAAAGGGAGGCAGCAAATGCAGGGTGTGCAGAAACAGGGCTGTAGACAACCGGCTATTAGAGAGGAAAAGTGAGAGGAACGTATGAGGAACAGGGCTGGGGGAGAAGGATGAATGAAATTCCACCATGTTATGGGTTGATTTATGACCCTGGCAGAACTGTGTGAGAGCCCTGGGGTAGGTGCCAGCTCTGAGCTGAGCCAGGAGACAGTTTCCAGGCTGGTTCCAGCTCAGGGTAGCATGAGGCACCTGCTCTGTGGTCCTTGCCAAACAAGACTGGCACCTGGCCTGACCTGGCTGAGCAGGAGAACTGCTAGGTATGGGGATATCCCAGAGCCTGCAAGGAAGGTGAATTGAAAAGGGGTAATTTGGACCTGAGGGTCTTTTGGTCACTCATGTCCCCTTTTCCCCAGAGCCTTCTCAGTCCTGGGTCCACATGCAGGTGGCAGCTTTGAGTTCCCCTTAATCCAAGCTTCCTGAATTATAGGCTATGGAAAGTAAGAGTACAGAGGAACTTTTGAGATCTTTGAGTCCAATTCTAGTTtatggataaaataaataaacaatcaaaaaaaaaaagtccagaggATCAGAGAGGTAAGATGTCTTTCTTATAAGTGGCAGAGGTGGGACAAGAATCAAAGTTTTCTGATAGCCATATTAGTCTCCTTTTTACTATACCATTCTATCTCCTAAAACTGGGCTTCAGTCTATTCCAAGCTAATGGGCTGAATGAAGTATCTTTCTGGATTCACAAAAAGTGGAACCACAAATACCACTCACTTCTCTGTAACTCGAAGGAACATCCTCCCTCCATGTCTGTCTCCATGGCTCTCTCTCTGAGAGTCTGAGAGTCtgagtctgtctctctgtctgtttcgaGCTCTCCACTCCCTCCATCACAcactcctctctctcctctgtctctgtttctttgtcccTGCCTGTTTGTctcatccatttctttttctctctaatcTTAGCCTGtgcctgtctgtctctatctcctcaCCCCTTCCATCCCACATTTctatctctcctctgtctctctgttttgttCCTGCCTATCTCTTGCatgtatttctctgtttctctctaatCTTAgcctgtgtctctctttctgtctctgtctctttctccccaccccccccaccccacacttctctctctcctctgtctctgttcctttgTCCCTGCCTGTCTCTCccatctatttctctgtctctctctaatcCTAGCCTACTTTTGTCATGGACCCATGGCACACTTCTGCCAACCTCCAAGGCGTGTCAACCTTCTTTGCCCAAAAACATCACAAAAAGTTTGCCCATAAAGAAAGGATGCGCTTATGCCTATGGGTAAACTAATTCAGTCATTTTACCAATCAGTAACAGGTTTAAAAGTAATTAGCAAACAGCTGTGGACCAATCCAATCATACAATGCAACTTGCTGAATAATagccatctcccccccccccccatcatccAGACCTATACTGTTTTCAGAGTACATACATCTCAATCAATCCTGCCCCCATCCAGCCATAGACTAAGCAAGAGTTCTGATTCTCCTTAGAcctatgagaaaactgagcctcagaggGGCGAGAAGCGACTAGGAGCACTCAGCCAGCCAGGGATGGAGCTGGGGCTGGAATCCAGATGTCTGAATTTCTGGGTTAGTGCTGTTTCCAATGCAACATGTTCTCTTTAGACATAGCCCAAagtcagtaaaaaaaatagattctctAAAACTTAGGCcaacaggcagacagagacagagggctGGGTGagatagaaagagggagggaggggagaggggaaagaattgGGCAAGCAGGAGATCAGGAACACTGACTGGATACCCAGTGGGTTCACTCACCACTTGGAGCCAGATTGGGTCAGGGCAGATTAGGGCtgctgccgccgctgccgccACCTCCCGGATTGCTTCCTGACAGGTAAATCCGGGAGCTGTCCCGGCCCCTTATATCCCGACTCCCTTTTCCCTTAATCCCCTCCCTCGAAGGAATCTctgaggaggggatggggaggagctTCCGGGGGCCAGATGCCCAGCAGGAGGGAACCAGCTCAGCCCAGCCCAGCTTCCTGGGCACGAACCTGAAATAGCCGGGGGCCGGCTCCAAACTCTCCAACCTGcaccatcccccccccccactaggGCTACCTCACCGGGCGGGGCAGCTCTGGGGCTTTGAAAGGGAGAGTTGGACTGAGGCTA harbors:
- the LOC100927888 gene encoding lysyl oxidase homolog 4, producing the protein MWPLPPTCSLILLWLCQVPLSWQQSLESLKLRLVGAGSQPEEGRLEVLHEGQWGTVCDDDFSLLEANVACRQLGFEAALTWAHSAKYGQGEGHIWMDNVRCVGTESSLAECRFNGWGVSDCSHSEDVGVVCHPQSLPSHRSERPSQILGPQGQRLEEVRIKPVLASAKRQNPILEGAVEVKYEGHWRQVCDQDWTMNNSRVVCGMLGFPSEVPVNTHFYRKLWNMKMKDPKSRLRSLTKKNSFWIHRVNCLGTEPHLAKCQVQASPGKGKLRPACPSGMHAVVSCVAGPRFRHPKGKPRRKEVRASRGGEEEGKQPWKGPPGTPRERLLCQRFKTNPLPGFPTEIGASPPSPASQARSPLPSDLLTPGLSLGRARPGRGLAGLMRQWGTVCDRRWNLLSASVL